A section of the Thunnus albacares chromosome 6, fThuAlb1.1, whole genome shotgun sequence genome encodes:
- the rnf169 gene encoding E3 ubiquitin-protein ligase RNF169 isoform X2 encodes MQVISEFFVCPALVPKSAEVSSNMKHKLLLSEDREEVKRRNIHICKDEPGSVRHDEEPGVLSDSENEEPISRRIRNVSAFVRKTKTSSAISSGSQRSRSCTDPVEDGGGKLKVFPPPAMMDRVGISHSFTAGILLSSENSRSVSAPVTAPDRRLTWRAVMTSSSTALGPERSISPESNDSISEELNHFKPIVCSPCTPPKRLPDGRLMEPTIVKSTPRNLTRGLQKATSYEASPAVLQKWRQIELDRQSLKVNSKATLTSPVNELQDAVKTHQNSVGDGVVSVNKRKLLFDPPSGDVDGFQKQSVKIRVPAIRYSSEAAFRGTSDFEPAGGAPESCGGGGGTLFSRKQSFSPYTKNSGFQSCKLVPKDSQSPRKESDNQSTSRRGQKRNQKTKHLDPDRDPDLRRGQIQQDRALALKLQRQFDLENQSAARRRSPDKYFLRSWMSNQNRRRRGLRRSRRINKKHYRGTEFFR; translated from the exons CTGTTGCTGtcggaggacagagaggaagtcAAGAGGAGAAACATTCACATCTGTAAAGACGAACCAGGATCAGTCCGACATGATGAAGAGCCT GGAGTTCTGTCTGACTCCGAGAACGAGGAGCCAATCAGCAGGAGGATCAGAAACGTCTCCGCCTTCGTCAGGAAAACCAAAACCTCGTCCGCCATCAGCAG tggttctCAGAGGAGTCGGAGCTGCACTGACCCAGTGGAGGACGGTGGAGGGAAGCTGAAGGTGTTCCCGCCGCCGGCCATGATGGACAGA GTCGGTATCAGCCACAGCTTCACCGCAGgaatcctcctctcctctgagaACAGTCGCTCCGTTTCTGCTCCCGTCACCGCGCCCGACCGCCGGCTCACCTGGCGCGCCGTGATGACGTCATCGTCCACCGCCCTGGGCCCGGAGCGCTCCATCAGCCCCGAGAGCAACGACAGCATCTCCGAGGAGCTCAACCACTTCAAACCCATCGTCTGCTCGCCGTGCACGCCGCCCAAACGGCTGCCGGACGGCCGGCTGATGGAGCCCACCATCGTCAAGTCCACGCCCAGGAACCTGACCCGCGGCCTGCAGAAGGCCACCAGCTACGAGGCGAGTCCTGCCGTGCTGCAGAAGTGGAGGCAGATCGAGCTGGACCGCCAGAGCCTCAAAGTGAACTCCAAGGCCACGCTGACGAGCCCCGTCAACGAGCTCCAGGACGCCGTGAAGACGCATCAGAACTCGGTGGGAGACGGCGTCGTGTCCGTCAACAAGAGGAAGCTGCTGTTCGACCCTCCGTCGGGAGACGTGGACGGCTTCCAGAAACAGTCTGTAAAGATCCGGGTCCCTGCGATCCGCTACAGCAGCGAGGCGGCGTTCAGAGGAACTTCAGATTTTGAGCCGGCGGGCGGAGCTCCGGAGTCgtgtggcggcggcggcggaaCGCTGTTCAGCCGGAAACAGTCGTTCTCGCCATACACAAAGAACTCCGGCTTCCAGTCCTGCAAGTTAGTGCCAAAGGACTCGCAGAGTCCCAGGAAGGAGTCCGACAACCAGTCTACCTCCCGGAGGGGCCAGAAGAGGAACCAGAAGACCAAACACTTGGACCCGGACCGAGACCCGGACCTGAGGAGGGGGCAGATCCAGCAGGACCGAGCGCTGGCCCTGAAGCTGCAGAGACAGTTCGACCTGGAGAACCAGAGCGCCGCCCGCCGGAGGAGTCCCGACAAGTACTTCCTGCGGTCCTGGATGTCCAATCAGAACCGCAGGAGGCGTGGCCTGCGGAGATCTCGACGAATCAACAAGAAGCACTA CCGCGGAACCGAATTCTTCCGATAA